From the Nostoc sp. PCC 7107 genome, the window TAGGGCAGCAGCAAGGTCATTAATAGCGTCGGTATCTTGCACGGTGGAAAACTGACTAGGGTATGCGTCGGCTTATTATGACATAATCTGCGTGTGATAAAGCAAGATTCCGTTTTTGGTTCCTATGTGTACATGCTGGGTGGAAGTAATTAAAGCAAAGTTTTGCGGGTGTAAGAGTGAAGGTTTTTTACACCCTTACACCCATTTACCTCTACACCCTAATATCCATAGTTAATCTACACGTTAAATAGGAATAACAGGACATCCCCTTCTTGGACGATGTACTCTTTTCCTTCACTTCTGACTAAGCCTTTTTCTTTAGCACCTTTCATCGAACCATTGGCTACTAAATCATTGTAAGCAACGGTTTCGGCACGAATAAATCCCCGTTCAAAATCAGAGTGAATGACACCTGCGGCTTGGGGTGCAGACATACCTGCATGAATTGTCCAAGCACGGGTTTCTTTAGGGCCACTGGTGAAATATGTCCGTAAACCCAATAGTGTGTAAGTTGCGCGAATCAAAGATTTCAATCCGCCTTCTTTCGCACCTAAAGATTCTAAGAAATCAGCTTTTTCTTCTTCAGCTAATTCAACTAGTTCTGCTTCTACTTGAGCAGAAACGATGACAACTTGAGCATTTTCTTGCGCTGCGATTGGCCGGACTCTTTCGACAAATTCATTACCTGTGGCTAAGTCATCTTCGGAAACATTAGCCGCGTAGATAATCGGTTTACTAGTTAGCAGTCCTAGCCCTTGAATAATTGCGGATTCTTCTTCATTTAAACTGACTTGACGTACAGATTTACCTTCATTTAAAGCTGCAATTAGTTTTTCGAGAACTGTGATTTCAAATTGAGCATCTTTGCTGGTGCGGGCTTGTTTGCGGGTGCGTTCAATACGGCGCTCAATTTGCCCTAAGTCGGCTAAACCGAGTTCCAAATTAATAATTTCAATATCTCGTGCTGGATCAACAGAACCCGCAACGTGGATAATGTCATCATTCTCGAAACAACGCACCACATGAACGATCGCATCAACTTCTCTAATGTGCGATAAAAACTGATTCCCCAGTCCTTCACCTTGACTTGCACCTTTTACCAAACCGGCAATATCCACAAACTCAACACGGGCTGGGACAATTTGTACAGAACCGGAAATTTGTGACAGCACATTTAACCGTTCATCCGGTACTGCGACAACGCCGACATTCGGTTCAATCGTGCAGAAGGGAAAGTTAGCAGCCTCCGCTTTCGCATTGGCTACTACGGCATTAAATAAAGTAGATTTTCCGACGTTGGGAAGTCCGACAATTCCGGCTCTTAGCATTTTGGAGTTAGATTTTGGATTTTGAATTAAACTACTAAGATAATTCAAACAGGTTCAGGTATGGTTTGGGGGATTGTACCGGGGACAGTTTGGGGAATTGGCGCGGGTACAGTTTCCGGTACAGGTTCGGGAATCACTGGTTGTGGTGTCGGTTCCGGTCTGGGTAGGGGGTTCGGCTGCGGAGTCGGAATTTGTGGTTCGGGAATGGAAATAGCTTGAATATCAATCATGGGTAGTCTGGTTAAATTATCTGACTATCCCCAAGCTAGATGATAACTTCAGATGCTGACATCTGCCTAATTGGTTAGAGGTTGTTTGAAAAGTGGTTGGCTGTGATTTTAGGCACTAATCGATCCCCCCTAACCCCCTTTTTATTTACAGGACTGTTTCATTAGACCTCTTGCACGAATCAAGAAAACAGGGCAAGTTCATAGTTGAGAAGCCCAGCAATCAAATTGCAACGTAGACCAAAACGTTTTCTGCGATTACGGTATTGTTCTTTGAGGATGCGAAAAATCTTCAATCGGCGGTTGATATGTTCACCAACAACAAGTAGTTGAGCTAGATTTCGATGATGCTGACGTTCAGGAGTGGATAAATTAACACCACGAGGCTTTTTAGTGGGAATGCAGCTATGAGTATGGAGTTTAGCTATACCTTGGTAGCCTTTATCTGCTAAACATAACTGTGAAGCATGAAATCTCACTTCCGTGTTTTTTAGTAAGCGGAAGTCATGAATGCGACCAATACCATAAGCCGTACAGATAATTTTGCCACTACTTTGGTCAACTACTAATTGTGCTTTCAAGGTATGACGTTTTTTCTTGCCACTATAGTAGCGACGCTGTTTTTTTTGGGCTTTCCACAGGTGTCTCAGTCACATCTACTACCATTACTTTCCATTCAGATGCTTGCTGATAAAGCTCTTTTTTTCCAGGTAATCGGAATGCTCCCGACTTAATTAAAATATTTTCCACCTTCCCCACTATCCGACATACTGTGGATTCATGTATACCCCAACTTTTAGAGATATGGAAGTAAGTTCGATATTCTCCGGAGGCGGAGCGTCTCCGGCTCCGCGCCAATATTCCAGTGCCACTAGTAAGTGGTCTTCTACTCTTAACTTTGGCTGCCCTCCCTTTTTCCCAGTTCTCACCAGTTCTGGCTTCAGGACTTCTACCATCTTCCCAAATGTAGCTATATGCACCCCACATCAGCGTTTAAATTCTGATGCTGGTAGGTCTTTTATCTGTTCGTAGCTCATTGCTCTTTCATTTTTGACCAGTATTTTTTCATGCTTACATTATTCGTGCAAGAGGTCTATTTAAAATTGTGCCTTGTTCATCAACTTGACATAAAAGCAATTTCTACTTTCTGCTCCTCACCTTCGGTGACAAACATCGGATAAATCAAAGTTTATGAATCGAAACACCAGTGAGATTTTTGATTAAAAGCCAAGTTTGGCTAACTAAATCAGCCTCATTCCAATTATTAGTTGATTTTTGGTAAACATCTGCCCCCAAATTCTCTATGTAATGTCTATCCTGGAATAGTAGGGGAATCACCTTAGCGTAAACTGCCAACAGGTGTTAGATGCTGCAAATAGAACAGATATTACACCACCGTTATCAAATCCAACGGCAACTAGGTAATAATGGCATTCGCCAAACTTGGCTGGCCAAAGATTTACAAGCTGCTGATGGGGAAGAATCATTAGTGGTGGTGAAACTTTTGGCTTTCGGCGGAACTGTCCAGTGGGATGACTTGAAGTTGTTTGAGAGAGAAGCACAAGTTCTCAAACAGCTAAAACATCCGCGCATTCCGCAATACATTGATTACTTTTGTATTGATGACCGCACATTGTGGTTTGGCTTAGTCCAACAATATATTCCTGGGGAATCACTCAAAGAAAAACTCATAGTTGGTAAACGCTGTACAGAAAAGCACGCCAGGAAAATTGCGACTGAGGTTTTAAAAATTCTGATATATCTGCATGAATTGAATCCTGGTGTGTTGCATCGGGATATCAAGCCAAGCAATTTAATTTGGGGTGAAGATAATCAGATTTATTTGGTAGATTTCGGTGCAGTTCAAGATAGAGCTGCTAAAGAAGGTGTGACCTTTACTGTGGTTGGAACTTATGGTTATGCGCCGATGGAACAATTTGGTGGTCGGGCTGTTCCTGCATCTGATTTGTATGCGTTGGGAGCATCGTTAATTCATTTATTAACTGGTGTTCCCCCTGGCGATTTACCGCAACAAGATTTGCGATTACAATTCGCTGATCGAGTGAACGCAAGTTCTAGTTTTGTGCGCTGGTTGCAAAAGATGACTGAACCCGCACCAGAACAACGCTTTAGTAATGCCCGCCAAGCACTGGAGACTTTAAAATCGAATTTGGCTGTCAAACCTGTCAGCCATAAGATAATTAATAATTCTGGTTGTGGGATTAATTCTACGGAACCAGTACCAGAAGAGATTTTGGGATGGAATTGGGGGGCTTTTTTATTACCTTGGTTTTGGTTATGGACTAATCAGGTATGGTGTGGATTGTTTTGTTTTGTACCACAAATTGGTTGGTTTATGGCGATCGCTATGGGGGCAAAAGGTAATGAATGGGCTTGGAGAAGTAGACAATGGCGCAGTATAGAACATTTTAAAGAACATCAACGCGGTTGGGCGATCGCAGGCATTCTCATCGGCGCACCCATGAGTTTGATTTTATGGGTTAGCGCATTTCTAGTTATGAAGTCAATCTTTTAAGGGTGTCTGAGTTGTTTTAGAGAGATATATCCCCGACTTTTTCAAAAAATCGGGGATCTGAACACCAGGATAGATCACTTTTTCGGCAAACTTTATTTAGTATAAATTTCCGGAAACGTGGTTTCAAGTTTAGCTAATTTTGGCAAGTCATGGGCTACGACATAGCGACTATCAGGATTACGGGCAATATAGTTTTGATGGTATTCTTCAGCTTGATAAAAACCTTGTAATGGACTTACTTCGGTGACAATTTGCTTGTTAAAGATTTTCTGCTGATTGAGTTGATCAATATATTTCTGTACTTCTTGTTTTTGTTGGTCGTTAGCAGCAAATATCACTGAACGATATTGTCTACCAGAGTCTGGCCCTTGGCGATTTAATTGCGTCGGGTCATGGGCTACCAAAAAGTAAACTTTTAATAGTTGATTGTAGGAAATCTTTGAGGGATCATAAGTGATTTTGACTGATTCCGCGTGATTAGTAAATCCAGAACTGACAAGTGAGTAGTCTGCGGTTATCGCATCGCCACCAGAAAAGCCAGAAACAACATCAGAGACACCGTTGAGATGCTCAAAAACTGCTTCCATTCCCCAAAAGCAGCCACCACCAAAAACGGCTACCTGTTTATTTTGAGGTGTAATGGTTGAGATATCACTGGCGGGCGTGGGAAACATAACACGGGATACACCATACAGAAGTAGAAAACTCAAGGATATGATCGATAAGTTGCGTACTAAGTGGCGAGAGAGTGTAAAGTTGTTACTTGACATGAGTGTGTAAACTCCTTTGATGATTGATTTAGTTTTTTGGTTATGAGATAGCGATCGCTATCTTGAAATTCAACTCGGTAATAAAAATTTATAAAACTAAGACAGCACAAGACTTTTAACTCTGTTACCTATTACCTGTTCCCTCCTAATAATGTAGGTAATTTCAAAATAAAAATACTGCCATTCCCCAGTTCTGAACGAAGTTCGATTGTACCGCCAATGCACTCTACAAGGCGTTTGACGATACATAAACCCATCCCAGTGCCGCCTGTAGAACGCGTGCGAGACGCATCTACGCGATAAAATGGTTCAAAAATGCGGGACTGTTCTAATAAGGGGATACCACATCCTTTGTCGCTGACTTGAATCATTGCCCAACCATTAGCTTTACTTAACTGCAATGTAATTGGCTCATCAGGATCTGAGTATTTGACTGCATTAGCAATTAAATGACTTAATATCTGCATTAGCTGGTGGCTTTCTGCTTTGACTTCAATCGGAAAAGGTGGGATTTCTAGCTGAATTAACCGATGATGAAATTTTTCTGTCATCCCAGCCATAGCTGCCAGCAAATCATTAAGTAATAAAGGTTCAGTTTCCCAGGGACAAGGAATTGTGCTGTTATCTGCCCGTGCTAAATATAGTAAGTCTTGCAAAATATGATTCATTCTTTCCGCATCAGAAACAGCCATTTCCAGAGTTTCTTTCTGGGAAGCAGCTAAATTATGACTGCGTTGTAAGCTTCTTTGCAGATATCCATAAACCATGCTCAAAGGTGTGCGTAATTCATGGGCTAAATCGCTGAACAACTGGCGCTGCTGTTCTTTGGCTTCTGAAAGTCTGGTTAAAAATTCCATCCATGTCTGGGCTAACTCCTGAATTTCGCTTGGTGTTTGATTCAAACCTAACTGGTGGGGAGTTAGTTCAGTTGTGCAGGTTTCTGCCCATTGATTCATCTGTTGTAATGGTAAAAGCGATCGCTTAATGAACAACGCCGTGAAAACAATTGTAGTAGTAAGCGAGAAAACGCCCATTATTCCCAAACTTTGAATCATCGTCAACAGTTGAGCATCATCAGCAATACCATAATTTTGATGAGCAATCATCAGAAACTGTCTGATTTCCCAACCCGCCCAAATTGTAAAGCTACTTAGTCCGAACGTCACAATTATAATGATGCCAACAGTCAACCGGAAATGAAGTGAAGCAGTGTCAATTCTAGCTACAAAAAACTCAACTAATTTTCTTGGGAAATTTCCGGCAAAATTCATGGGAATATCTCATATATATAGGATTAATATTTGCTTTTTTATTTGCCTTTTTTGCTGTTCCCTCCCTACATAAGTATGTTCAGTAATTAAATCAGAATTCTTATAGCAATTAATTGCCATAAATTGCCCTACCTGAGTTGACCATTCAAAGAAAATCCAAGTACCGCTTTACATAATTTAAATTTAGTCGCATAACACTTGAGAAAAATGAGTTTTTCCTGAATATAGTTAAAGCTTTTGCTGAAAAAAGAGTGGCAGTTATTACTAATAAAATACTTTGTCAGTATCAAACTGGATTTTATCACCCATTGACAATGAGAGATTTGCTTCTGAAATACCCTTATTATGAGGGTGATTTTCTGTGTACTAAAAACCATAATTTACCATGCTGTATAAAGATTTTTTGCCTTATAAGATTATTATTTTAATAGAGTATTTTATAGGCATTTTTACAAAAGTTTAATGTCATAATGAGCTTTCTTTTAAATCAATAAATTAATGTATTAAGTTAGACAGATTTAGCAATATAGCGATTTCCGATCAAGTGAGGTACAGAACTAATGTTTTTGAACGCAGAGGGGCGCAGAGTTAAGCGCAAAGTTGAGGCAGCGCGATCTTGGGGGTTTCCCCCATGAGCGACTGCCGACCCAGAGAGAAGTTGCCAGGAGGTTTCCCTCCAAGCAAACTTTGGTGGAGTTGCCTAATTTGATTAGCAATGTATTTAGTACTTCAGCCGATTAGGAAATGCTATATCAGGTTTCATTTGTGGTAGTTTATCTGCGTTAATACTCACTACAGCCTCAGATTCATCGTTGTCATCTCAAGTCGCATATACAGTTAATGTTCCCAGTATCACCAACTCTGGTGTCCGAAATGATACGCATCTCTAAAATTAATGATCAAGGATGACCTTTACGGGTGATTCTGTAATTTAGACATGTTGTAGCTGATCAACTCTCTGTCGCTAACCAAGCGCGTAAAACTTCTGCTACTGTCCAAGCTTGGGCAGTACATCCACGCGGAGTCATCGGTGCATCCCCATCAAAAATCTCGCTGAGACTACCAACACCGTGTACTGTGAGATGATTAGCCATTGGTTCGAGAAATTGCCGCGCCTGTTGTGGATTTTTGTAGACGCGCAGATGAGCGAGGACAAATGACCCCAACAGCCAACCCCAGACTGTTCCTTGGTGGTATGCTCCATCGCGTTGATACTGATCACCACCGTATATTCCCTGATATTGAGGATGGTCGGGAGAAAGCGATCGCAATCCATGAGAAGTCAGCAGCATTCGTCCACAAACTTCTACGACGCTTTTTTGTTGGGCTGGGGTGAGGGGGCTTTCTGGTAAAGACACAGCAAAAATTTGATTGGGACGCAACGCCCCATCATCACCACCAGGACTATCGATTACGTCATAGCAATAACCTTGCTCCTCATTCCAAAAGCGCGAAAATCTAGCTAAAGCACGGTCTGCCATTGCCTCATACTCTTGATGCGGTTTACCCAGTTGACGGGCAAACTTGGCCATTGTGCGTAAGGCATTATACCAAAGGGCATTAACTTCAATTGGTTTGCCAATTCGCGGTGTTACTACCCAATCTCCAACTTTGGCATCCATCCAAGTCAGTTGTGTACCTGTCACACCTGCATAAAGTAAGCCATCTGTAGGATCAAGGTGGATATCATAGCGTGTGCCGCGACAGTGCCAATAAATGATATCTACCAGGACAGGAAACAACTCACTTAGTAAATTATCGTCGTTTGTGGCGTTGTCATAAGCGCGAATTGCTTCAAAGAACCAAAGTGTAGCATCGACTGTATTGTATTCTGGTTGCTCACCCGCATCGGGAAAGCGATTGGGTAGCATTCCCTGGTTTACATACTTAGCAAAAGTCCGGATAATTGCCCGTGCGACCTCTGGACGACCAGTAGCAATTGTCAACCCAGATAGACTAATCATTGTGTCTCGTCCCCAATCACTAAACCAGGGATAACCCGCAATGATAGTTTTGCCGTGAGCTTCTTCTGGGACTGGGCGGTCAACAATAAACTGGTCAGCAGCTAGTACCAGATGGTTAATCCAGGCGGGAGACTCCTGAGCATCCAGGGGGCGATTACTTTGCCAAAGTTCTGTTAGTTTCTGCTCTTGAGTGCGGCGTAATTTGAGTGCGGTTTCACTGTGCAAATCTGCTAGTTTTACTGTACTGGCGACAAAGGTGACTGCTTCTCCAGGATTGAGTTTCACGGCAAAAGTGCCAGCGTGGAGATGATCTTCTCTGTCGTTCAAGCCCCGATAACGCTCAACTGCCAAGTCAAAGTTATAGTACCAATTGTGAACGAGTGAAGCGCTGCCCTGATCACTCAACAAATAAAATGGTGTCGCACTGGAATCAGCAGTTATGCAAATCCCTTGTTCTACCTGCTCAATAGACATTTGCCAGCCGTTGCTGTGGGTGTCACTGTGATAATCACGGTAGTTGACCATTGCTTTGAGTGTCAGGTGCAAAGGTTGGGTAGCACGCCGCAGAACATATTGGATATATGTTGTGTTTGCGCCTTGCTGCATCCAGATGCGCTTTTCTAACAAAGCATCCGCCACAGCAAAACACCAGAGGGGAATTGCACCTTCTAAAGCAAAAGATTCAATGTGTCGATAACCGTGGGGGCTAACAATTTGATCTGCCCAACGATTTGTATGTAGGGGATAATAGCGATCGCCATACAAAACGGTTTCATCTAATTTTGCCAGCAGTAAAGTACGACCTAATGGTGGCTGTAATGCTGCTACAAGTAAACCGTGATAGCGACGGGTTAGCAACCCAGTCACAGTCCCAGAAGCGTAACCACCTATGCCATTGGTGACTAACCATTCCCGTGTCTCTGCGGTGTCGAGATTGCCACAGATTTCCCGCCCAAATTCCATATACATAAGAAAAATTGAGTGATTTTTTAGGTTATCACCAAAATCTACTCACTACAAAGCGCTATATATGCTTTGCTGTACTAGTATCCTACCGTTATTTTGTCATATTAAATTTACTTAGACACGTACATAATAAATTTCAATGTGGCAAGTTGACCTTTTTCGGAGATACACAAACTATGCCTAGTATTTTTTTGGACTCAAAGTAACAGTATTTAAACTTTTAGATTGGCAATTGCTGTCTTTATCTAACTACTGTCATCCATCTATTGATATGATTTCGGTAATTGATATTTATCTGTTCTCTATTTGGCGAATCCGTTCTTACCCAGGCTAGGCAGTTTCCACGTAAAGATAATCTGGACAAGACAGTAAATTTGCTGTTGTAAAAATGACTGTGTTATTCCAACTGTTTGCTGCAAAATATAAATTTCACAAAACTATAAGTATTTATTCACGGTATTTAAAGTTACCTTTCTAGAAAAAATGTTGTTTTCAATATTTAAATTTAGATTTAACTTATTTTTATGTTTAGATATTTAGCTTACCAAATCAGTATATTCAGTTAAGATTAAGCATGTTTTACTATTTAGTTGCTGGTTCTGGACTGCTAGACTCCCTGGATTAATTTCATTTTGTTATTCAATAGCTGTTAGCCCATATCGCTCCCATGCTGACCTATCATCGCAAGCCTGTGTGCTTATCACTAATTTCCACCGACCTGCCATTCTGGTCAGTGGTAGAAACTGCCGGAACACTGTATCAAAAAGATACTGAACGATTTCATTTACTGTTAACTGCACCGCCTCTAATTACCTGTGAAGTCGAAACTTCTCCAAGTACAGAGGCAACTTTGCCCCACAGAACAAATACTGCCTACGTTCCCAGCAGCCCTAGAATTTTGTGGCTGGAAATTTCTCCATATCGGGTGATTATGACTATGCAAGGTAATTGTCAAGTAAGTTACCGCCACTTCTGGGAACAAGGCGTATATGGTGTTAGCCGTTATTGGTTGCCAACGGAATCATTACAACCACATAATCCGATTCGCTTACGCAATTTTACGAAAACATTAACACTCGCTGGCAAGCAATTTCCCGAACACTTGCGGCTAGAATATGAATTGTGGGCAGAAAAAGTCCAACTGGGATGTTACATCCTCAATTTAGAAATTAAACACTGATAATTCCAACTTTTTGATCATGCCTTTCCCAAACTAGAATTGGGGAAGGCTAAAATTACCAATCTTTACTTTGTTGCTCTCCAAAAACTTATAGCCAGCTTGTTTAAAGGTGATAACGTGAGTCTCCAACAAAGTCGCACTGGCGAAAACAGGCCGCATCTCTAGGTTTTGAGTTGGTTGACCAGTCCTTATCTCATCCGTTGGTTGAGGATGTTTCTTAGGAGGTTTGTCAAATTCACGTTAATTAAGAGCAATACTAAAGAAGTGAAACACAAAAATATTAACCATTTTTTTATTCCTAACAAAAAAAGAAAAGAGGGATTGAACAACCCCTCTTTTCTTTTTATGGAAATCACATTATCTAGATTTACGCTTTGATGACGACAGGCTCATATCCAGCATCATAAGGTGTCACCACAGAGATAAATATCAAGGGTTCATCGCTATGATTGAAAACACCGTGAACAAACTGAATTGGTGCTACAACCACATCACCTGCTGTAATTATTTTGCGAGTACCTTCTTGATCTAAATAATATTGACCACTACCGGATAAGATTGTCCAGGTATCTTGACCATTCGGATGAATGTGCGCTCCAATTTCTTGGCCGGGTTTAACATACCAAGCAACAACAACCGCATCTGGTGATTCCGTCACAACTGAACGGATTGGCTCACTGTCTGTGGGTTGAAAAAAATCTGCGCTC encodes:
- the ychF gene encoding redox-regulated ATPase YchF, with translation MLRAGIVGLPNVGKSTLFNAVVANAKAEAANFPFCTIEPNVGVVAVPDERLNVLSQISGSVQIVPARVEFVDIAGLVKGASQGEGLGNQFLSHIREVDAIVHVVRCFENDDIIHVAGSVDPARDIEIINLELGLADLGQIERRIERTRKQARTSKDAQFEITVLEKLIAALNEGKSVRQVSLNEEESAIIQGLGLLTSKPIIYAANVSEDDLATGNEFVERVRPIAAQENAQVVIVSAQVEAELVELAEEEKADFLESLGAKEGGLKSLIRATYTLLGLRTYFTSGPKETRAWTIHAGMSAPQAAGVIHSDFERGFIRAETVAYNDLVANGSMKGAKEKGLVRSEGKEYIVQEGDVLLFLFNV
- a CDS encoding cell wall metabolism sensor histidine kinase WalK — its product is MNFAGNFPRKLVEFFVARIDTASLHFRLTVGIIIIVTFGLSSFTIWAGWEIRQFLMIAHQNYGIADDAQLLTMIQSLGIMGVFSLTTTIVFTALFIKRSLLPLQQMNQWAETCTTELTPHQLGLNQTPSEIQELAQTWMEFLTRLSEAKEQQRQLFSDLAHELRTPLSMVYGYLQRSLQRSHNLAASQKETLEMAVSDAERMNHILQDLLYLARADNSTIPCPWETEPLLLNDLLAAMAGMTEKFHHRLIQLEIPPFPIEVKAESHQLMQILSHLIANAVKYSDPDEPITLQLSKANGWAMIQVSDKGCGIPLLEQSRIFEPFYRVDASRTRSTGGTGMGLCIVKRLVECIGGTIELRSELGNGSIFILKLPTLLGGNR
- a CDS encoding amylo-alpha-1,6-glucosidase, with the translated sequence MYMEFGREICGNLDTAETREWLVTNGIGGYASGTVTGLLTRRYHGLLVAALQPPLGRTLLLAKLDETVLYGDRYYPLHTNRWADQIVSPHGYRHIESFALEGAIPLWCFAVADALLEKRIWMQQGANTTYIQYVLRRATQPLHLTLKAMVNYRDYHSDTHSNGWQMSIEQVEQGICITADSSATPFYLLSDQGSASLVHNWYYNFDLAVERYRGLNDREDHLHAGTFAVKLNPGEAVTFVASTVKLADLHSETALKLRRTQEQKLTELWQSNRPLDAQESPAWINHLVLAADQFIVDRPVPEEAHGKTIIAGYPWFSDWGRDTMISLSGLTIATGRPEVARAIIRTFAKYVNQGMLPNRFPDAGEQPEYNTVDATLWFFEAIRAYDNATNDDNLLSELFPVLVDIIYWHCRGTRYDIHLDPTDGLLYAGVTGTQLTWMDAKVGDWVVTPRIGKPIEVNALWYNALRTMAKFARQLGKPHQEYEAMADRALARFSRFWNEEQGYCYDVIDSPGGDDGALRPNQIFAVSLPESPLTPAQQKSVVEVCGRMLLTSHGLRSLSPDHPQYQGIYGGDQYQRDGAYHQGTVWGWLLGSFVLAHLRVYKNPQQARQFLEPMANHLTVHGVGSLSEIFDGDAPMTPRGCTAQAWTVAEVLRAWLATES
- a CDS encoding cupin domain-containing protein; protein product: MNIDRIFKSADFFQPTDSEPIRSVVTESPDAVVVAWYVKPGQEIGAHIHPNGQDTWTILSGSGQYYLDQEGTRKIITAGDVVVAPIQFVHGVFNHSDEPLIFISVVTPYDAGYEPVVIKA
- a CDS encoding serine/threonine-protein kinase, which produces MLQIEQILHHRYQIQRQLGNNGIRQTWLAKDLQAADGEESLVVVKLLAFGGTVQWDDLKLFEREAQVLKQLKHPRIPQYIDYFCIDDRTLWFGLVQQYIPGESLKEKLIVGKRCTEKHARKIATEVLKILIYLHELNPGVLHRDIKPSNLIWGEDNQIYLVDFGAVQDRAAKEGVTFTVVGTYGYAPMEQFGGRAVPASDLYALGASLIHLLTGVPPGDLPQQDLRLQFADRVNASSSFVRWLQKMTEPAPEQRFSNARQALETLKSNLAVKPVSHKIINNSGCGINSTEPVPEEILGWNWGAFLLPWFWLWTNQVWCGLFCFVPQIGWFMAIAMGAKGNEWAWRSRQWRSIEHFKEHQRGWAIAGILIGAPMSLILWVSAFLVMKSIF
- the msrA gene encoding peptide-methionine (S)-S-oxide reductase MsrA; amino-acid sequence: MFPTPASDISTITPQNKQVAVFGGGCFWGMEAVFEHLNGVSDVVSGFSGGDAITADYSLVSSGFTNHAESVKITYDPSKISYNQLLKVYFLVAHDPTQLNRQGPDSGRQYRSVIFAANDQQKQEVQKYIDQLNQQKIFNKQIVTEVSPLQGFYQAEEYHQNYIARNPDSRYVVAHDLPKLAKLETTFPEIYTK